A single genomic interval of Corylus avellana chromosome ca10, CavTom2PMs-1.0 harbors:
- the LOC132164414 gene encoding uncharacterized protein LOC132164414 — protein MGKMVKWSWSSALVGAASGVAATALISAKPKDPTFHLISINLTTFKLNLPVLDAELLLTVHVSNPNIVPIHYSSTTMSIFYEGSLLGSAQVQAGSQGPHSCQLLRLPARLDGLELAHHAPRFIADVARREMVLDAVVDIAGTAKVLWWDHKFKVRVESRVTVDPVFFEVIDQDNKSEMEVFPA, from the coding sequence ATGGGTAAAATGGTAAAATGGAGCTGGAGCTCAGCTCTGGTGGGAGCGGCGTCGGGTGTGGCAGCGACGGCTCTGATCTCGGCGAAGCCCAAGGACCCAACCTTCCATTTGATATCAATCAACCTCACAACCTTCAAGCTCAACCTCCCAGTCCTCGACGCCGAGCTCCTCCTCACCGTCCACGTCTCCAACCCCAACATCGTGCCGATCCACTACTCCTCCACCACCATGTCCATCTTCTACGAGGGCTCCTTGCTGGGCTCCGCCCAGGTGCAAGCGGGCTCCCAGGGGCCGCACTCCTGCCAGTTGCTCCGCCTTCCGGCTCGGCTCGACGGGCTCGAGCTGGCTCACCACGCGCCGCGCTTCATCGCCGACGTAGCCAGGCGCGAGATGGTGCTTGACGCCGTCGTGGACATCGCTGGTACGGCCAAGGTGTTGTGGTGGGACCACAAGTTCAAGGTCCGCGTGGAGAGTCGCGTGACCGTTGATCCGGTTTTCTTTGAAGTGATTGATCAGGATAATAAGTCTGAGATGGAGGTTTTTCCTGCTTGa